Genomic segment of Dromiciops gliroides isolate mDroGli1 chromosome 3, mDroGli1.pri, whole genome shotgun sequence:
caagaggggaaagggagacgAGTTTTGTAAGAGAAAACtcagggagaaaaggaaatgtgCCAGAGCTGTGTGAGAAGAAAGCACAGTGAAGTCAGTGAGCCGGGGACATAAGGAGAGGAGGAAACGAGTGTGGAAAAGGGGCAGGAATTCTAAAAGGAGTGCAAAGAAACCACGTCAAAAGATCAAGTGTGCAAGAGACTCAAGGAGAAAAGACTCCGCAAGATCGGAAAGTGTAAGAACAGCAAGAAAGTGTGCGGGAAGAGGCAGGGTGTACAAGTGTATTATCAGGACGAgcgagaaaaagggagaaaagagccaGAGGAGCCAGGAATAGGGGGATACGTGAGCAAGAGGAGGGACTAGAAAGGGGCAAAAACAAGGTGTAGGGAAGAGCAAGGGAGCGTGCAAGGGAAGAGTGAGTGTGCAAGAGGAGAATGCGGTGAGGAGCAAggaaggagcagaaccagaaggcaGTGTGCGAGTGTTGTAAATAGTCGAGCAAGTGCGAATGAGGAGCTGGGCCCGAGGAGGAGGGTCCTAAGGGAGCAAACAGTACGTGAAAGTGAGTGCAAGTGTGCCGGGAAAGGTAATGAGAACAAGTGGACCGTGTGAGAGCGGAGTTTGGGACAGGAGATGGAACGAgtgcaaagaagagaaagaaggctaGGAGCGGGAGAAATGTGCCAGATGGTAGCCGAGGGGACCCGGATGGGAGCTAGGGTCCGAGGCAGCCCCAAAGGAGCAGGGATCCTGAGCACGGGTGAGTGGAGCAGAGGGCAGCACAGTATGGGAGGCAAAGTCATTAAGacggaggggaagaaaaaagtgaGCGTGCAAGAGAGCTGGGTCGCATCGACTTTAAGGGACCTGCAGGCACCACCTTAGGGAGTGTGCAAGAAAGCATGAGACAGCGCAAATGTGTGCAAAATTGCAGCCCAGGGGAGGTGGTGGCGCATAGGCGAGCGGGCGTGCCAAGGAGCGTGCAAGAGGCCGGGAGGCaggagaggatgggagggagggagagatgagggcAGAAGAGGAATGGGGGTTCAGGTTGGGGCGGGGAGGTCAGGCGGGAGATGGGGATGGATTGGGGGCGTGGTGGATGGTCAACTCTGGGGCCTGGGGAGAGTGGGGACCCCTGCTTTGCCCCCTTCCCCTGCTGCCCAGGGAGCCCCCTTCATCCAATTAGCCTTGGGGCTCCCCGTCTATGGCTCTGctattctctcctcctcccctaggGACCTGGAGAGGGGGAGGTCGGGGTACATCTTCCCTCCTTACGCCTCTCTCCCTCCAGCTCCCACAGCTTCAGCCATCTCCCTGGGAGGGAGTGGGGCAGCGTCTCCCCCACcggttcccctccccccttcacccAACGACGACGCACACACTGTCCAgtcccagctgccccctcctctgagGTGCGCATGTCCAGTAGGATGACTGTCGGCGGCCGGTGGAGCAAGTGTGAAGCAAGCGGCCAGCCCAggtccggggggggggggggagggcgaaTGGGAGCATCACGTGACATCTGGCCAGCATTCCGGAGGGGCGGGGCCGCTGTGCGAGAGCCCTCCCCGAGGGTCCTCAGTGGGCCGGCCATCACCTCTCCAGGAAGAACTTGAGAGCTCGGTCAATGTTCATTCGGTGCCCCACCCGGGTGACGCCCAAGTCCACGTAGTCCTCCTTGGTCAGGGCGGGCAGGTGGGAGCCATCGATCTCGTGGTCCAGGAAGCGAGCTCGGTGCTCGGCCAGGCCCAACCACTCCAGCCAATCGGCCACGTCAAACTTGGTCCAGAAACCTAGGGGCTTGGCCCCAAATGGCTTGTCCGGGGGCAAGGAGAGCAGGCGGGTAGGCGACAGCGAGCGTGAGGCCCCGGCCAACGCCCCACCCAGGCTTCCCGCCATCCCCGCGTGAGGGGGCACGAAAACGGGAGCGAAGGGGTCCGAGGCGCCCCCAGCCCCTCCAGTGGGCGAGCCTCGAAGGTCGAAGAGGCCAGGGTACAGGGGTCCAGAGGGCAGGATGGGCAGAGAAGAGGGCCGGGGAGCCGGGCTGACTTTGTGGTCCGAGGGGGGCAGCAAGGAGGGGCTGGGGGCGCGTCGGAGTAGAGGGGGGCGCATTTCAAAATCCACGCCCTGGAGGTGGCGGGTGGATGAAGATGAGGACGGCGAGGGCGACCCGGCGCCAGTTCCCCCAGATGCTGGGGTCACCCCAGACCCTGAGGGGAGCGGCGGCAGCGGAGGCTTGGGCCAGTTCTGGAATAAGCTGCTGACGGGCTTGGAGAGAAGCGAAGATGGGGGGTCTTCCGCGAGCCTAGGATAGGGGTGGGAATGGAAACATTGAGGGATGGAGGAGACGGATTGGCAGATacaagaatgagagagaggagaaaaggggagaagggaaggttcAGGAAGAACGAGGGATAGCGGGAGAGGCGACGGAGGAATAcgaagggagaggagaaataaaTGAATGGCGAAAGAGGCAGACGGAAATAGtgatgggagggggagagggacgGAGAGAGGTGGAGACCGAAAGccaggaaggagggatggagggagggagggagggagagacagagacagagagagacacacacacacagacagacagagacagacaggcagacagacagacggggagggatgggaagagggagaagggagaagggagggaaagacaagaaaagtgatgaagggaaaggaacaggagaaaggatgggagagatatgaggaggcagaggagagattggggagagaagggaggtggagggagaaatgagaaggacaggagggcagggagggaaacGAAGGAACAAGATAGAGAGAAATGAGTCCGGGAGGAGACAGAGTCGGGAGGAGAGATGCAGGAGAGAAGCAGGTGAGGATAGAGAAGTTCGAGAAGAGagacaaaggagggaaggagcacAAGGCTAGGAACCTCTCCTTTGTCCCTTCGGCCCCAGGCCACccactccttttcccttccttccctccagaaTCCGCTTCATCCCCTCCCGTCATCCCTGAGGACTCAGCCTCCAGCTCACCTTTGTCGCTGCAGGGAGGCAGTGCGCTCATAGCTGGGGCCTCCGTGGTtgtccccacctcccccactgcctcctcGGGCCCAGGGCAAGGCCCCGCCGGCCGCGGCGCCCCCAAACTGCTGCAACTTGGAGCTTAACTCACTGATGATACTGGCCTTGACCGTGGCCAAGGCCGAGGGTGGGGGCTGGGACAGGGGTCCGGGCAGCGGGGGCAAGGGAGGCGGGGGTGGGCCTGGCCCTTCCTCCCAGGGTAGCAGCTTTCGGGGCAGTGAGGTCGCCCCCGAGGGACCTGGAGCCCCATCGGTGTCGGAGGAGCCAGGAGGCTGGGGGCCCCCGCAGCCACTCAGAGCCAGCAGGCCGTCGGCGCCGGCCACCGAGACCGTGGGGCTGGTGGGGGTGGTTGGGTCCCGGAGGCCCCCGCCTGGGCCCGGCCGCAGGGCCCTGCCTCGAAGCTTGGACGGAGTCATCAGCTGCGGGGGGTAGGGCGGGCCGACCCCGCCACCTCCCCCAAAAGCCTGGCCATCCAGGTAGGCCACGTAGGTGTCTAGGAGCTCGGGGCCGCCCCCGCTGCTgcctccgccgccgccgctccCACCTCCTCCTTCGGCTGACAAGCTGCTCAGTGTGGACGCACTGCTGATGGTCTCCAGAGGGTGGTCACTGCTGCTCCGGCTGTCCACCTCCTCGATGCCCGAGTCTGTGCCAGGTGGCGGCTCAGGACCCGGGCCGGGGGCTGCGGGGGCTGCGGGGGCGGGCGCCGCGGGAGCCTGGGGCCCCGGAGCAGGGGGGTCGCCGGGGCCGGCGGCGGCTCCTTGGGTCAGCGTGGCCACCTCGCTGTCGTAGGACGTCAGGCTGGACGCGGTAGAGTCCAGGGCCGGCCCGGAGGCTGCCGCCGGGGAAGGACCAGGGGCCGGGGCTACGGCGGCGGCAGTGGTTACGGAAGGCGGGTCGGGCAGTGGGGGCGGGGGGCCGGGCGTGAGCGGGGATTCAGGCTTCTCGAAGCTGTTGGAGAACTCCAGGGGGGGCGGCAGTGGTTCCGCAAAGAGAAACTCACCGTCCTCCACGTCCACCGACGGGGCAGGCGGGGGCAGGACCAGCAGGGGCAGCCCGTTCTCCTCCCGGTTCCGGGGGGACGAGGCGGAGGCCTGCGGGGGCCCCGGAGCCGCGTCTTCCGAGGGGCCCCCTCGCCCGCCTCCCCGGGGCTCACAGTTCTCCAGGAAGCGCACGTGCAGGGGGAGGCGCTCCGAGTCGTCGGGGCCCCCTCCTCCCCGCCAGCTCTTCGCCGCAGGAGGGGGCGGGCTGGGCTCGGGCCCCAGCTGGAGCAGCAAGGGCCCCACGCCGGGAGGCCCGGGAGGGAGGCGGTGCAGGAGGGAGCGGCGAGCCGCGGGGGGACTCGCAGGCAAGGGCTTCTCCGGGCTCCCCAGCCCAGCCCGGTAGCCCAGCTCTCTCCGCCCGGGCTCGGGGGGCGGGGCGCCCCATAGGCGCAGCACTGGCTCGTGGTGAGGGATGGGGTGCgcgtggtgggggtggggagggggcgggaggggggcCTCGTAGCGGGGCGACGGGGGCCTCGGAGGGGGCTGCGGAAGCGCGCCACTGCTCTCGGAGGACTCCTTCAGCGCCCGCTCTCGGGCCGCCAGAGCCAGCCCGAGCGGCGACGCGGGGTCCAGGGCCTTGCCGGTGAGCGGATGAACCAGGGGGCGCGGGGGCAAGAAGCTAGTGAAGGCACTgaccccgccgccgccgccaccgccgccgccgctgccactACCTCCGTAGGCTCGGCCGGGCCCGTAGCCCCCGTAGGCGCTGCCACCGCCCGCCTCCAGGCGCAGGTAGGGCTCGGCAGAGAACATGCCCTCGTCTATGGATTTGGAGTGCCGGAGGCGAGGCCCCGGCGGAGCCGAGCCGCCCAGGCCGGCCTCCCCGCCGTCCTCGTCCCCGGCGTCGGTGGACAAGAAGAGGGTGGAGCGCCGGCGGGCCTCGTTCTGCCAGCCCCCCTCCCTCCGGGCCGCCCCCACTAGGGCTGCCCCGAACTGACTGGTGAAGTCCAAGGTGGCCGGGCCGCTGGGCGAGGGCGGAGCGGGCAGAGGGGAGGACGGGGGCCCCGGGGAGGGGGCCGGAACCGGGGAAGCGGGGGAGGGGCCGGCGGCATCCGCTGAGGCTGGGGGTTCGGCCTCCGTGCTGCTGCCCTGGCTGCTGCGCCCGCTGCTGCTGGTGGACGGGGCTTTGATGATAatggtggggatggggatggagttCTTCTCGGCCACCTGCTGCGGGGCGGCTGGCGACGGGGGCGCCGGGGCTGGGCCTGCCCCGGGGCTCACCTTCTGGGGCTCGCCTTCCACCTTGGTCTGTTTGACCAGGGGGCCTTTGCGACCCCGGCCCGAGCGGGCAGGCACGTACATGGCGGCGCTGGCCGCCCGGGGCGGGAGCTGGAAATAACGCAGGGCAGGCGCGGGGGATGATCCcacgccgccgccgccgccgccaccgccgtggtgggaaggggagggtcCTGGGCCCCCGGGAGAAGGACTCGGGCCGCCGCCCCGCCAACCCCGAAGGCTGGGCTGGGGGCCTAAGGCTAAGCGGGGCGGGGGGTCGTCCGGAGAGCCACCGGTCTCCATCTCGGGAGGATGGGGCGGGTGGgcgtggtggtggtggggttgaGGGGGCGgggcatggtggtggtggtggtgcggAGGATGGTGGTGGGCAGGGGGCAGAACGCCTGGACCCGCGTGGTATAGACCCTTGTCTCGGCCTGAAGGCCGGGAATCGGGGAGGGTGGGCCCGTCAAAAGAGGCCGGGGAGGAGGAAGGCAGTGGGCCCCCGCTCCCTGGGTTGAATGGCCCAGCCCGGGGGGAGGGAGTGAGTCGGCCCGAAGAGGAGGATGGGGCTGGCGGGGTGCTGTAAGGGGGCTCAGGCGGGGACGTCGTCGGGGGTGGGGGTATATCTTCCGAGCCCGGGACAGACAGACTTCGGCTGAACTTCATAGCTGGGGGCGTCAGGTACGGCCTGTCGTCCTCAGCGGCCCCTGAATGGGCGTGAGTGGAAGGGAGGAGTGAATCAGGAGTGAGCTAGCCTGTGGGACCTCTCCCACAAGCCTCTAGACCTTCTCGATTATtaggtggagtggggtgggggcggggggcggtGAGGGAATAGCTGGGCAGTCCCTACCTTACTCCGACACTTCCGGGCTCTGTGAATTCTTTCCTGTGGGCTGCCCCCCATCCATTGGTGCAGATCACAACCCCTCCTGCCTTAGGAGTCGCCTTGCTCAGTTGCGTTGGCCAAAACAAGCCATCACCTAGTGGCCAGCCCTCTGGTGATGCTAGGCCTCCGTGGATTTGGCCAGGCCCGGCCTTGGACTGCAGACCCACAGCCCAGCCCTGGATTAGTCCGAGGAGCTTCACCCACCTACTAACTATGGGTAGGCCTGAGGGAAGGCTTTGCAAACCCCCAAAGCGCCTGTAAATAGTCGCGGCAGAATGGGCAGAGAGCCCTACTCAGAACCAGGAGGGCCcgtattcaaattctgcctccgaAATTTACTGACtcagtggccttgggcaagtcacttggtggATGAGTGATTTAAACAACTGTCTAAGCCTTAGCTGTGGAACACTGGCAGCCGGGAGTTTCCCCTACTTAGGAAATGACTGGGCCGGCCCCAGCTTAATAGCAGTGGGACTTTTAACTGGCCTTTGGGGTGTTGCCTCGGCCAAGTGAGTGGTTGTTATTTGACACTTCAGAACCAAGGAGACTGTCAGGAAGTCCCTCATGGGCAGGCATTCCTGcgattccctttttttttcttctgcttttgggTCCCCAGTGCCGTCGCTCGACGGAATTCTCTTATTAGAGCTGCTCCTTCCCCAGGAGGACGGGGAGCCCCCGCtgaggaaactctctccactAAAGCGCAGTGCTCCTGCTTGTCGCCTCTATAGCATCTCAGAGAGCTCGCCTCCAGGTTGGGAGCCTTCCCAGGGTGACCCAGGCGGCACAATAGCGGCCAGAGGGgtttttgaggtttgcaaagagctttggaAATGTCTcgtttgaccctcacaacaagcAACTAGTCACAATTAAAAAGGCAAAGTGTCCCCTGAGGTCCAATGGGTGTCTGAGGCAGACTCcgagtccagagctctatccaccccTGGGACTTGCACCCAGATCTCTGAGATGCCGAGGCCAGCTCTCTGACTGAGAAGCAGCACTGCCTCTCCCATAGGTGCTTACCAAGCACTGGGTGGAGTGAGATGGCAAGATCCCAGGAGTAGGTTTGTGCTTGTGAGAGAGCCCACCATCTTGAGACACTTCTAGAACTAACTCACCTTTCTCCCACGTTTGAAGGTTGACAAAACcatttcctcccaacaacccacTGAGATAAGAGGGGCAAAAAAGTgaccatcaggggcagctaggtggcacagtggttagagcaccggccctggattcaggaggacctgagttcaaatccggtctcagacacttaacaattactagctgtgtgaccctgggcaagtcacttaatcccaattgcctcaccaaaaataaaaaaataaaaaagtgaccATCCCCATTTTGACAGAagggggaaattgaggcttaaaTCAGGGAAATGAcacttcaaggtcacacaagtccaGCCCCCGAATCTGGGGACAAGGGCAGAAGAGAAGGCTCTCAGATCTCAAGGCTGCTGGGAAGGCAATACCCAACCCTCCCCAGCCCATTCTCTGGCCACATGCAGGACTTACCAATGGACTTTTGTCGAAGCATGAGGCCTGGTCCAGGGGGTAGGTAAGATGGCCGTTCATAACTAGGCTGGGAACGGTGGTGGGGATCAAAGCTGGACTGGGTAGGGCATAAGGGCAGAGAGATAGAATAGGCAACAAGAGGGACATTAGAGTCATGCTTCCCTCTCTCCAGCCCCTTCCtgactttcccttccttccccaaaggCTGCTGTAGGGAAGGGTGGCTGATGCCAGAAGAAGCTGGAGGGGAGCCACCAAGCCATCAATATGGGGTCCCCAGGAGTCAAAGGACATCTGGCTGTGGAGTGTCTGAAGTATtcttggaaggggaaagggaaggggatgaaCCCAGCCACAGTTCAGGGATGAACCATAAGAGTGGCCCACATTTCAATACccacgggcaagtcactgcacctttctcagcctcagtttcctcaccagtaagaTAGGGATAATGACACCTGtaagcatttacctcccagggttgttaggagAATCCAATGAGGTGCTGTtcataaaacacttcacaaaccTAGAAGTGCTATGTCATTGGcagttaactattattattgtatttgttTGCAAagaggacctgtgatttcagtggcaGAAGAAGCTCCCTTCACAATTTAGTCTGGGGATTTGCCTGAGGGGCACCCAGAAGCCAAAGTTCGCCCAGGTCTTTGTGATCACTGTGACATACTGAACCTGCCCTAGGACACACAAGAGGCAGTTTAGCCTTCTGGCAAGGGAGCTGACTTCCAACATGCCACCTCTGAGGTACACTGGTTGTGAGGACACATGGCTTCAGAGGGAGCTCTCGGCCCTCTCTAATACTAGAAGTTGCAGAGCCAGACCTGACCTGTGTTTGGTTAAGGGAGTTCCTTCATTGGGATATCACCACAACAAGCAGATCACAAACctgctccccacctccccaaatggTTTGTGAATCAATCTCCTCtcaatagccctgggaggtagagagTGCAGAGAGAATTGTGTCATGGATCAAAGATTGCAAGCTGGAGGGAACCTCTGAGGCCAAAGTGGGAAAgggatctgcccaaggtcacagaggcagtaagggataggggcaggatttgaactcatgtcctcacTCAAAATCCAGTGTCCTTTTCCTAAGTCAAGCAGTCAGTCATGTGACACCTTAGGGCACATTACCCAGAACCTTACTGTAACTTAAGGAATGCCAAGATTCCCCTCAAGAACAGTCCACTTAGATGCATTCACTGAATTGTTTGTCTTTGTCCCAAGGAAAGTTTTGACATGCATGGTggtggagaggggggaagggaaaaaagtgcTCCCTGTTGGGTAATGACAAAAAGGCatcaatgaaagagaaataaaagggacCAGCCCATGtcactcatttccttttctggaaagGGTCATTGAACTGGTGGGTGGAAGGAATcctttgaatagaatttctttagttttgtaaagcatttgataATGTGTCTCATGATATTCtcgtggaaaagatggagagatgtgggttaGATGATAAATAGATTCAGACTTGCCTGAATGATTAGTCTTTAAGAGCACCGGTGGAAGGTTTGATGTCAATTTGGGACATGGTTTCTGTGCCCCAGGActctgtgcttggccctgtgctgtttaacattttcacCAATGACTTGGTTATATGGTATCCTTATCAAATCTTCAGATGACACAAAAGTGTGTGTGAACCCCAACATCTCAGCCAAAAATATCTTAACAGGCTAGAAGGAAGGGGTGAATTCAAGGTCTCATCTAATGGGGAGAAATGTAGAGGATGGCATTTTCATTCAAAAATTGACTTTCTATGTTTAGGGTGGTGGAGACCTGGCTAGACATCGGAAGACTTTGGTAGGTTCCAAGTTCAGTATATACCAGCGGTAGGCCATGACAGCTCAGGAGGGACTCTGAGGCTGATTAGAAGAGTCCAGAGACACTGTCCCCAGACCAGAGCCGCTAGCTGGGAAGCCTTGTGGTCAGTTCTGAGCATCACAGTTTAGAAAAGACACTGATGCTGTGGAAGATGTCCAGGATGGTAGAGGGCTTCAAGTTCAAGCTGCCTGGATTTTGGGGAGAAAATGAGGATGCTTAGCTTGGATAAGACATATGATAGGGAAGGGAGGAGTTCATCAGGTGAATGTGATCACTGTCTTTAGTCATTGGAAGGCTTGGCCCGTGGAAGAAGGCTTTGGTGTGTTCATTTTAGTCTAAGAGGGCAGGATGAGGAGCATAAGGAAGCAGGAGAGGATGGGCTAGGTTCGAAGAGCCTTCTAACAAGGAGGGCTGTCCCCAAGGGGAAAGGGCTTCCTTGGGAATAGTGAACTCCCCCTCAATGGAAGGCTTTCAGGAGAGGCTGCAGGACCAGTGTTGAAGACATGCTAGAGGGCTGCTTCTTGTTGGAGTACATGGTCTCAGGGGTCCCTTAGAATTCTGGGAATCTGTGGATTTGGGCAAGTGCTTCCTCCCTTCAGCTGCCTCTTCTGAAAATGGGGAGAATACTACTCACACTCCCTATTTCACTGGGCTGATGTCCAAAGAGGCCCTTGTTAGCAGTAAAGTAGTATAGACAGcaaaatgtgagctgttatttgTCATTAGAAAATGACCAAGGTGTCAAGGGACTATACTGCTCTCCCTAATAACCAAGACCAGATAGATCTTTTTCTCACAAAGTGTGGTAATAGTAGGAACACTTAAAAATGCAAGGAATCTGAGAGCTTCCAGACTATTGCAATGACTTTCTATCAGATCTCTTCACCTCCAGATTTCTCTCTCTTCAATCTCTTCAGTTTTTTCTCTCTTAAATCCTTCACTCCTCTGACAGCCTAATCTTTAAGTCTagattccccccttcccccccccccccacctcagtgGCTTGGGCAAGTCCCAGcatcagagaatttcagagttggaagatatCTTCTTGGCCACCGGTCCAACACATACTCCTAAAGGAATCTGCTCTACTTCCTGCCCACCCAGCCTCTTTTTGTAAACctccagggagggagaaggggctacttttggacagctccaatggTTACAAAGTTTTTCTTTACCATCCTGCCTAAATTTGTCCCTTTGCATCTTCTCCCATTTTCCCTGTTCTGTTCTATGGGGCCAAGGGGAATAAGTCTAGTCCCCTTTCACATCTTGGGCTTTTGAGTACTTGAAGACACCTCttttgctccccccacccccagttgtcTTCATGCAAATCTCCATATCTTTCAGTTGATCCTCAAACAGCATAGTCATGAGgtcctctgtcatcttggttaCCCTCCTTGGATACTCCCCCCATTATCACTTttgttcctaaaatgtggtgcccagaacaaaacaaaatgttccaGATGgaatctgaccagggcagagcacAGTGGAATGGTCATCTCCTGTCCTGGAAACTGGGCCTCTCCACACAGCTTGAGCTTGCGTTAGATTTCTTGACAGCCACATTGTCCTTTTGACTCCTATCACACTTGTGGTCCACTAGACTCCCCTGAGCTATTTCAAACTCCTGTCTAACCATACCTTTCTCTATTTTGTGCTTATGAAGTAGATtgtttttgaacccaagtataatgATTTGCATTGAACCCCACTGAATCCCATCTGGTTGGAGTCAGCCTCTAGGCTGGGAAGATCTTTTGGGATAGTGACTGGCATTCAGTGTCTCGGCTACTCCTTTCAGCTTGGGGCCatccatttatttccttctctgggcctcagtttccccacctgtgtAAAGTGTGAGGGTCGGATTAGCTTTCCATTCCAGCACTAAATCTGACTGTGACCTTCAGCTCTATCCTCCCTAAAGCCAAATGGGATCCAGTACTTTCTTCACAAGTTGTGGGATTTCAGACACTGATAACATGGACAGTCTCCTAGAATGCTGAGCTGGATGGGACTGTCAAGGCCTTGCTTGCCCttgctgaatccaggaccaacATGGAGCTAGGAAGAGAGAGTACAATTGAAGATTGGCAGCTCATTAGAACCAGACCAGTCACCAGGGCACCAGGGAGGGGGTGGTTTAAACTATGCTTGGCTAcagagggaagaaccaggagcctgggggaagggggaaggcacATTTGGGCTGGGGATCTGGAGGAACTTGCTAACAATGGGAGTTGTCCAGGATGGAAGGAGCTGCCCCTCCCTGAAGGTTGCCAAGCAGTGGCTGGAAGACCTCTCCTGGAGAGGGGACTCTTTGGGGGGCAAGAGTTGAGTTAAATGGCTCAGATATCTCTgcctctgagatcctgtgattctgAGAAGTTGTGCCAGACTCTCAACTACACACAGGGTGGATACAGAGACAATAACAGggcttctgccctcaaggggttgtcttctctattaaaatgtgaccttgagagcagggaccatcttaGTCAGTGCCTGATAACTGTTTCATTAATTCATaagaggagcttacattttacttggGGGAGAACAACATGGCCACAGagaagtgaaaacaaaacaagtagCAGGTGATTTCAGGGAAGTGAGACACTGACAGTGTGGGGAAGCAAGAAAGACTTCTCGAAGTATGTGGTGCTTGAGTTGAGTCTGGAAGGGAGCAAGAGctcccaagaggcagaggtgaagaggaagagagcaTTCTGGGCACAGGGCACATGCTGGGCAAAGGTCTGGAGGTCACATAGGGTAACCTCACCCTCTGCTTAATACAGAACTTTTAACTCCGGTAGTATTTACTAAATGCCCATACAAGTGAATTGTGATGAGCTAAAGCCCACCTCGCTGTACCTGCTACTCTCCATCGCTCCGAGTTCTGCCAAATAGGAGTCTCCGAGTTCCTGTCCACTACAGAAATCATAGATGGTCTCTAGAGGTTCTTTTTACTCACTAGGAAGCCCTGACCTTGGCCTTgacctttcctttcccttggcctcagtttctcatctgtgaaagggaGGGGCTCAGGCTTGGTGGTCTTTAAGGCTCCTTTCAGTTCTGACAGTCACTTATTCTAGAGGATAAAGTGACAACAGGACTCGAAGCCCATTCAAAGGAAGAGATTTCAGAAGGGTAGTGGAACGAGGAGAAATATCTCTTGGGGGAAGTGGAGAAGGAAGGGCTCTACTGGAGTACCAAACCCTCCCCAGAGAATAttaaaaggacagaaagaaaagaatacagTAGAGGAAAGAATAGGCAAGAGATGTCCCCAAAGTATTTCAGAGGGTCTGGGGAGAAGAACACGGTGTATGGACTTACCGATCCCTGAGGCAAAAGTCAGGGAGGACTGGGGGgttgttggggggggcaggaggggcCTGGTGGGGCCCCTACCCCCACTGCAGGGGTCTCGaaggaggcccagggaggggagggcTGACGTCAGAGCC
This window contains:
- the SHANK1 gene encoding SH3 and multiple ankyrin repeat domains protein 1 isoform X2; the protein is MPRSPVSSEEERRSVSECPEAGSESDSSRDGPGRGPKGARGRAGGAGISLASARRLQGRSMSVPDDAHFSMMVFRIGIPDLHQTKCLRFNPDATIWAAKQQVLCALSESLQDVLNYGLFQPASSGRDANFLEEERLLREYPQSFEKGVPYLEFRYKTRVYKQTNLDEKQLAKLHTKTGLKKFLEYVQLGTSDKVARLLDKGLDPNYHDSDSGETPLTLAAQIEGSVDVIRTLCLGGAHIDFRARDGMTALHKAVCARHCMALTALLDLGGSPNYKDRRGLTPLFHTAMVGGDPRCCELLLYNRAQLGVADENGWQEIHQACQRGNSQHLEHLLFYGAEPGAQNASGNTALHICALYNKETCARILLYRGANKEVKNNNGQTPFQVAVIAGNFELGELIRNHRDQDVVPFQESPKYAARRRGAPPGTGLTVPPMLLRANSDTSMALPDWMVFSPSGPPGPGPGPGPGPGPAPAAPAPTTPSTPGTKLSSGTLRSASSPRGARARSPSRGRHPEETRRQPRGRPSSSGTPREGPSGGTGGSGGPGGSLGSRGRRRKLYTAVPGRSFMAVKPYQAQGEGEISLSKGEKIKVLSIGEGGFWEGQVKGRVGWFPSECLEEVANRSQEGKQESRSDKAKRLFRHYTVGSYDSFDAPSDYIIKEKTVLLQKKDSEGFGFVLRGAKAQTPIEEFTPTPAFPALQYLESVDEGGVAWRAGLRMGDFLIEVNGQNVVKVGHRQVVNMIRQGGNTLMVKVVMVTRHPDMDEAAHKKVPQQAKRLPPPAISLRSKSMTSELEEMDYEQAPMPSVEKKRTVYQMALNKLDEILAAAQQTISASEGPGPGGLPSLGKHRAKGFFATESSFDPHHRSQPSYERPSYLPPGPGLMLRQKSIGAAEDDRPYLTPPAMKFSRSLSVPGSEDIPPPPTTSPPEPPYSTPPAPSSSSGRLTPSPRAGPFNPGSGGPLPSSSPASFDGPTLPDSRPSGRDKGLYHAGPGVLPPAHHHPPHHHHHHAPPPQPHHHHAHPPHPPEMETGGSPDDPPPRLALGPQPSLRGWRGGGPSPSPGGPGPSPSHHGGGGGGGGVGSSPAPALRYFQLPPRAASAAMYVPARSGRGRKGPLVKQTKVEGEPQKVSPGAGPAPAPPSPAAPQQVAEKNSIPIPTIIIKAPSTSSSGRSSQGSSTEAEPPASADAAGPSPASPVPAPSPGPPSSPLPAPPSPSGPATLDFTSQFGAALVGAARREGGWQNEARRRSTLFLSTDAGDEDGGEAGLGGSAPPGPRLRHSKSIDEGMFSAEPYLRLEAGGGSAYGGYGPGRAYGGSGSGGGGGGGGGVSAFTSFLPPRPLVHPLTGKALDPASPLGLALAARERALKESSESSGALPQPPPRPPSPRYEAPLPPPPHPHHAHPIPHHEPVLRLWGAPPPEPGRRELGYRAGLGSPEKPLPASPPAARRSLLHRLPPGPPGVGPLLLQLGPEPSPPPPAAKSWRGGGGPDDSERLPLHVRFLENCEPRGGGRGGPSEDAAPGPPQASASSPRNREENGLPLLVLPPPAPSVDVEDGEFLFAEPLPPPLEFSNSFEKPESPLTPGPPPPLPDPPSVTTAAAVAPAPGPSPAAASGPALDSTASSLTSYDSEVATLTQGAAAGPGDPPAPGPQAPAAPAPAAPAAPGPGPEPPPGTDSGIEEVDSRSSSDHPLETISSASTLSSLSAEGGGGSGGGGGSSGGGPELLDTYVAYLDGQAFGGGGGVGPPYPPQLMTPSKLRGRALRPGPGGGLRDPTTPTSPTVSVAGADGLLALSGCGGPQPPGSSDTDGAPGPSGATSLPRKLLPWEEGPGPPPPPLPPLPGPLSQPPPSALATVKASIISELSSKLQQFGGAAAGGALPWARGGSGGGGDNHGGPSYERTASLQRQRLAEDPPSSLLSKPVSSLFQNWPKPPLPPLPSGSGVTPASGGTGAGSPSPSSSSSTRHLQGVDFEMRPPLLRRAPSPSLLPPSDHKVSPAPRPSSLPILPSGPLYPGLFDLRGSPTGGAGGASDPFAPVFVPPHAGMAGSLGGALAGASRSLSPTRLLSLPPDKPFGAKPLGFWTKFDVADWLEWLGLAEHRARFLDHEIDGSHLPALTKEDYVDLGVTRVGHRMNIDRALKFFLER